One window of the Labilibaculum sp. genome contains the following:
- the kduI gene encoding 5-dehydro-4-deoxy-D-glucuronate isomerase, with translation MGLKYEERYATHPADAKSYDTTRLRDEYLVQNLMEEGSIHLTYSQYDRIIVGGAVPVKEALTLEAIDPLKADYFLERRELGVVNVGGKGSVRVDGAVYELDYKEALYVGKGNKEIVFASADAASPAHFYLNSAPAHEVFPNVKIGHEDAIVVELGEPENSNRRTLRKLIVSDTIKTNQLQMGMTELHPGSVWNTMPAHTHSRRMEAYFYFEVPKGQAICHFMGDPKETRHIWMANEEAVFSPTWSIHSAAGTSNYTFIWGMGGENLNYGDMDVCQPDELR, from the coding sequence ATGGGATTGAAATACGAAGAAAGATATGCAACACATCCTGCAGATGCAAAGAGTTACGATACAACCCGATTACGGGATGAGTATTTGGTTCAGAATTTAATGGAAGAAGGAAGCATTCATCTGACCTACTCTCAGTACGACAGGATTATTGTAGGCGGAGCCGTTCCGGTAAAAGAAGCATTGACATTGGAAGCAATCGATCCATTAAAAGCGGACTATTTTTTGGAGAGAAGAGAATTGGGTGTTGTGAATGTTGGCGGAAAAGGCAGCGTACGTGTTGACGGTGCAGTTTATGAGCTGGACTACAAAGAGGCCCTTTATGTTGGAAAAGGCAATAAGGAAATCGTTTTTGCCAGTGCGGATGCTGCTTCACCTGCCCATTTTTATTTAAACTCGGCTCCTGCCCACGAGGTTTTTCCAAATGTAAAAATCGGACACGAAGATGCTATTGTTGTTGAGTTGGGTGAGCCTGAAAATTCAAACCGCAGAACATTGCGCAAATTGATTGTTTCGGATACCATCAAGACCAATCAGCTGCAAATGGGAATGACTGAGCTGCATCCCGGAAGTGTTTGGAACACCATGCCTGCCCATACACACAGCCGAAGAATGGAAGCGTACTTCTATTTTGAAGTTCCCAAAGGACAGGCTATCTGTCATTTTATGGGCGATCCGAAAGAAACCCGTCACATCTGGATGGCCAATGAAGAAGCTGTTTTTTCACCTACCTGGTCGATTCACTCGGCAGCAGGAACAAGTAACTACACATTTATTTGGGGAATGGGCGGCGAAAATCTGAATTACGGCGATATGGATGTTTGTCAGCCGGATGAATTGCGTTAG
- a CDS encoding gluconate 5-dehydrogenase: MILDLFKLDGKVALVTGATHGIGMAIATALAEAGAQIVVNDISKENLDRGIADYAKKGIDCKGYIFDVTDEAGVIAGVDQIEAEVGPIGILVNNAGIIMRVPMQDMEVKDYRKVIDIDLVGPFIMGKYVGRKMIERREGKIINICSMMSELGRNDVCAYASAKGGLKMLTKNMATEWAKYGIQTNGIGPGYFATSQTAAIREDGHPFNEFIISRTPAARWGDPEDLGGTAVFLASKASDFVNGHVVYVDGGILATIGKPSNEE; the protein is encoded by the coding sequence ATGATTTTGGATTTATTTAAGTTGGACGGCAAGGTTGCTTTGGTAACCGGAGCTACTCATGGTATTGGAATGGCTATCGCAACAGCATTGGCCGAAGCAGGCGCTCAGATTGTAGTAAATGATATTTCGAAAGAAAATCTGGATCGCGGAATCGCCGATTACGCAAAAAAAGGCATTGATTGTAAAGGTTACATTTTCGATGTAACAGATGAGGCCGGAGTAATTGCGGGTGTTGACCAGATAGAGGCAGAAGTCGGACCGATTGGAATTTTGGTAAACAATGCAGGTATTATCATGCGGGTGCCAATGCAGGATATGGAAGTGAAAGATTACCGCAAGGTAATTGATATCGATTTGGTAGGTCCTTTCATCATGGGCAAATATGTTGGACGAAAAATGATTGAACGCCGCGAAGGAAAAATCATCAACATCTGTTCGATGATGAGTGAGCTGGGACGCAACGACGTTTGTGCTTATGCATCGGCAAAAGGCGGTTTAAAAATGCTGACTAAAAACATGGCTACCGAGTGGGCAAAATATGGTATTCAGACCAATGGAATCGGACCTGGATATTTTGCAACCTCACAAACAGCCGCCATCCGCGAAGACGGTCATCCTTTTAACGAGTTCATTATTAGCAGAACACCTGCTGCACGTTGGGGAGATCCTGAAGATTTGGGAGGTACAGCAGTATTCCTTGCATCAAAGGCATCCGATTTTGTAAACGGACATGTGGTTTACGTTGATGGTGGTATTTTGGCAACCATTGGCAAACCTTCGAATGAAGAATAA
- a CDS encoding DUF6261 family protein, translated as MIKYPLFYRMRIAEYLTFTARVYSLITNAVTDSVTFEPFKSRIENSKGRLEESGKKVNTQLLTINVTGCDSRRDQAMIAFATFAEACSKRLNPVVSEAGKAILNEIESYGSGITRLPMLEESAVLTALFAKIKNSPFLSGCLQNMLGEPWLEELEKAEQEFTEAVEARGNAKLDRNEEIRSEMCKEIRKEFETFFKYLDVMCDLNTDPAYSKLVKEINIVSEETNALLQQRAGRSAKDVVEEISTGE; from the coding sequence ATGATTAAGTATCCTTTGTTTTACCGCATGCGTATTGCCGAATATCTAACCTTTACGGCCCGTGTTTACAGTCTGATAACAAATGCTGTTACAGATAGTGTTACTTTTGAGCCTTTCAAAAGCAGAATCGAAAATTCGAAAGGCAGGCTTGAGGAATCGGGCAAGAAAGTGAACACGCAGTTGTTAACTATAAATGTAACCGGATGCGACAGCAGGAGAGATCAGGCAATGATTGCCTTTGCAACTTTTGCCGAGGCATGTTCGAAACGTTTAAATCCTGTTGTTAGCGAAGCGGGCAAAGCAATTCTGAATGAAATAGAAAGTTATGGCAGTGGCATTACCCGCCTCCCGATGTTAGAGGAATCGGCTGTTCTTACTGCTTTGTTTGCAAAAATAAAAAACAGTCCGTTTTTAAGCGGCTGTTTGCAAAACATGCTTGGAGAGCCATGGTTGGAAGAGCTTGAAAAAGCGGAACAGGAATTTACCGAAGCAGTTGAGGCAAGAGGGAATGCGAAACTGGATCGGAACGAGGAGATTCGCAGCGAGATGTGTAAAGAAATCAGAAAAGAGTTTGAGACCTTTTTTAAATATTTGGATGTGATGTGTGATTTAAATACAGATCCTGCTTATTCGAAATTGGTGAAAGAAATAAACATTGTATCGGAAGAAACCAATGCACTTTTACAGCAGCGTGCAGGGCGGTCTGCTAAGGATGTTGTGGAAGAAATCAGCACAGGCGAATAA
- a CDS encoding IS3 family transposase (programmed frameshift): protein MAKHYETEFKLMIVNLLKSGQSAKQVSEDYGLNDSMIRRWRRETLSNKESFTGKGNISLSPEQQEISQLRAELKETRLERDIFKKGGQHLLQERQLIYNFMDKHKKIYPVGKMCKHLKVSRNSYYHWKSIKLTKKKYSRKAILVNEIKKIFKDSRQTYGSPRIQVELEKIGYKISRTYVGKLMKAENIRFKPKKRFINTTYSKHGYKIEKNTLDRQFKVEQLGKVWVSDITYIRVNDKWIYLTTMIDLADRQVVGWSLSKDMTYENTVLKAWNIARKRRQIIDGFILHSDRGVQYACNKIRDIFMDNDKINRSMSRKGNCWDNAVAESFFKTIKSEMIYRNKFKSFTHAYNHVYDYIENWYNVKRIHSSLGYKTPLEKEIELRAYYKLAA, encoded by the exons ATGGCGAAACATTATGAAACAGAATTTAAGTTGATGATTGTGAATCTACTTAAATCGGGACAAAGCGCGAAGCAAGTGTCTGAAGATTACGGATTAAACGACAGCATGATTCGAAGATGGCGAAGAGAAACATTAAGCAATAAAGAATCTTTCACAGGAAAAGGTAATATTTCTTTAAGTCCGGAACAGCAAGAGATATCCCAGTTAAGAGCAGAATTAAAAGAAACTAGATTAGAACGTGATATAT TTAAAAAAGGCGGTCAGCATCTTCTCCAAGAGCGACAATTGATCTATAATTTTATGGATAAGCATAAAAAGATATATCCTGTTGGGAAGATGTGTAAGCATTTAAAAGTAAGCCGGAATTCATATTACCACTGGAAGTCAATTAAACTTACCAAAAAGAAGTACTCAAGAAAAGCGATTCTGGTAAATGAGATTAAAAAGATATTTAAAGACAGTAGACAAACCTATGGAAGTCCGCGTATTCAGGTTGAATTGGAGAAGATTGGATATAAAATATCTAGAACTTATGTTGGTAAACTAATGAAGGCAGAAAACATTCGGTTCAAGCCTAAAAAGCGATTTATTAATACAACTTACTCTAAGCATGGTTATAAGATTGAAAAAAACACTCTTGACCGGCAATTTAAAGTTGAACAGCTAGGTAAAGTATGGGTATCTGACATTACTTATATTAGAGTTAATGACAAGTGGATTTACCTCACAACGATGATTGATTTGGCGGATAGACAAGTTGTTGGTTGGTCGTTAAGTAAAGATATGACCTATGAAAACACGGTTCTTAAGGCATGGAATATTGCACGTAAGCGAAGACAAATAATAGATGGATTTATTCTTCATTCGGATAGGGGCGTTCAATATGCCTGCAATAAAATAAGGGATATTTTTATGGATAATGATAAGATAAACAGAAGCATGAGCAGAAAGGGAAACTGTTGGGATAATGCCGTAGCTGAAAGCTTTTTTAAAACGATCAAGTCGGAAATGATATACCGAAACAAGTTTAAATCATTTACTCATGCATATAACCATGTATACGATTACATCGAAAATTGGTACAATGTTAAAAGAATACACTCTAGTTTGGGATATAAAACACCTTTAGAAAAAGAAATTGAATTAAGAGCTTATTATAAATTAGCGGCCTAA
- a CDS encoding alpha/beta hydrolase codes for MKKTGLLLLLISVYSFNIFGQNNIIPLWPNEMPNHKVSNETEVINATDVVRISKVQTPTIEVFTPAKKNANGQAVLICPGGGYRILAYDSEGTDIAKWLNSKGITAFVLKYRLPDSQSVIKSYKAPLQDAMRALKTIRFNAEKYNIHKNEIGVMGFSAGGHLASTLGTHYNELMYPAADDIDLESARPDFMALIYPVISMKEGITHQGSKRNLLGENPNEKLVNKFCNDLQVTGDTPPAFLIHASDDNGVPVKNSLLIYESLISNGVSAEMHIFSTGGHGFSFGFNKGHVSSWTDLFYTWSKSIKK; via the coding sequence ATGAAAAAAACAGGTCTTCTCTTGTTACTTATTAGTGTGTATTCGTTCAATATATTTGGTCAGAATAACATTATTCCTCTATGGCCGAATGAGATGCCAAACCACAAAGTTTCAAATGAAACAGAAGTTATAAATGCAACAGATGTTGTTCGGATTTCGAAAGTACAAACGCCTACAATAGAAGTATTCACCCCTGCCAAAAAAAATGCAAACGGTCAGGCTGTTCTTATTTGCCCTGGTGGCGGGTATCGAATTCTGGCATACGACTCGGAAGGTACCGACATCGCAAAATGGCTAAACTCAAAGGGAATTACGGCCTTTGTTCTAAAATACAGATTGCCGGACTCTCAGTCGGTGATCAAAAGTTACAAAGCCCCCTTACAAGATGCGATGAGAGCTTTAAAAACAATCCGGTTTAATGCTGAAAAGTACAACATTCATAAAAATGAAATAGGCGTAATGGGCTTTTCTGCCGGCGGGCACCTGGCTTCAACACTGGGCACACATTATAATGAATTGATGTACCCTGCAGCTGACGATATTGATTTAGAAAGTGCCCGTCCCGATTTTATGGCACTCATCTATCCTGTAATCAGCATGAAAGAAGGGATTACGCATCAAGGATCGAAGCGAAATTTATTGGGGGAAAATCCCAATGAAAAATTAGTCAATAAATTCTGCAACGACTTACAGGTTACCGGCGATACACCACCTGCTTTTCTTATTCATGCATCCGATGACAATGGGGTGCCTGTAAAAAACAGCTTGTTGATATACGAAAGCTTAATCAGCAATGGCGTTTCTGCAGAAATGCATATCTTCTCGACCGGAGGCCACGGCTTTTCTTTTGGTTTTAACAAAGGGCATGTGAGCTCCTGGACAGATTTATTTTACACCTGGAGCAAATCAATCAAAAAATAA
- a CDS encoding BNR-4 repeat-containing protein translates to MMKNKVFAVICFLFMSTVVLGQQNTLTNDGAWCWFSAPGAIYKHNGKAEVVTGWVTSDGSIEAATLNLETKTSYIQTVSPKLDKDDHANPSFIELNNKDVLMFYTKHFDQAVRMNKLPAKKDSKDFGATSFKEVFSEEQFKLYPRKCVTYANPIALKKEKNRLFCFGRWTGFKPNMMWSDDNGETFNPAQVFITNQPFNDDNRPYVRYYSDGKSKIHIIFTDGHPRKEPTNSVYYACYEKGAFWRADGTKICDLNQIPFEPKEATVVYKATEKSGRAWVYDISADKKGNPVILYARYPKETEHLYHYAQYIKGEWIDNEICNSGKWFPQTPEGKTEREPHYSAGLTFHPLKPNTIYLSRNVKGVFEIEKRVTSDFGKTWEVTPITQHSKYDNVRPIVPKNMKKGDKTVVLWMENEKYIHYTNFKSRIKYFLD, encoded by the coding sequence ATGATGAAAAATAAAGTTTTCGCGGTCATCTGCTTCTTATTTATGTCAACAGTAGTTTTAGGACAACAAAACACATTGACAAATGATGGAGCATGGTGTTGGTTTTCTGCACCTGGAGCAATTTACAAACACAATGGAAAGGCTGAAGTTGTAACTGGTTGGGTCACTTCCGATGGATCGATTGAAGCTGCGACTTTGAATCTGGAAACTAAAACGAGTTACATTCAAACGGTAAGTCCGAAGTTGGATAAAGACGATCATGCCAATCCTTCTTTTATTGAGTTGAACAACAAAGATGTGCTGATGTTTTATACCAAGCATTTCGATCAGGCTGTGCGCATGAATAAATTGCCGGCAAAGAAAGATTCCAAAGATTTTGGTGCAACTTCCTTTAAAGAGGTGTTTAGCGAGGAGCAATTTAAATTGTATCCGCGAAAGTGTGTTACTTATGCAAATCCGATCGCTTTAAAAAAGGAAAAAAACAGGTTGTTTTGTTTTGGCCGGTGGACAGGTTTTAAACCCAACATGATGTGGTCGGATGACAATGGCGAAACTTTTAATCCGGCTCAGGTTTTTATAACGAATCAACCATTTAACGATGACAATCGTCCTTATGTACGGTACTATTCCGATGGAAAATCAAAAATACACATCATATTTACCGATGGACATCCGCGAAAAGAACCAACCAATTCTGTTTATTACGCCTGTTACGAAAAGGGTGCATTCTGGAGAGCTGATGGAACAAAAATTTGTGATTTAAATCAGATTCCTTTTGAGCCTAAAGAAGCAACAGTGGTGTATAAGGCAACTGAAAAATCGGGGAGAGCATGGGTGTATGATATTTCTGCTGACAAAAAAGGGAACCCGGTAATTTTATATGCACGCTATCCGAAAGAAACCGAACATTTGTATCATTACGCTCAATATATAAAAGGGGAATGGATCGATAATGAGATTTGTAATTCGGGGAAATGGTTTCCTCAAACACCCGAAGGAAAAACGGAACGGGAACCGCATTATTCTGCGGGTTTAACTTTTCATCCATTAAAGCCTAATACAATTTATTTATCGAGAAATGTGAAGGGAGTTTTTGAAATTGAGAAAAGAGTGACTTCAGATTTTGGTAAAACATGGGAAGTAACTCCAATTACGCAGCATTCAAAATATGACAATGTTCGTCCTATTGTTCCTAAAAACATGAAAAAAGGCGATAAAACAGTTGTGTTGTGGATGGAAAACGAGAAGTACATTCATTACACAAATTTTAAAAGCAGAATTAAATATTTTCTGGATTAG